The following proteins are co-located in the Massilia litorea genome:
- a CDS encoding PEP-CTERM sorting domain-containing protein — MSKNLLRSTLITAFGAMLSAPMFAHAAVIPNSTTTAAVGFDLSGSVTDKLAAGATTNGPTTSSPTLGTTQVAKFNPNTGVLTGVTVNLTESVHKQTTAVTSAGTTAGSNNGSETASGSGSSTVKAVVTGAPTTSSSLTKIDSCAAKRKDACSDGAATQTANYNFSVASSALDAYAGSGTFGVTQTAALSAETTANSFPSEATTTSTVNWTGKLSATYEYLLHAAQSFDGKSALTLNLDFGSVYLGDSVGDQAFSIFNGAGNRVGLKLTGVNQTGTGNGMFSTNLNTYSNIAAGASQAFMASFLANQLGSYSTSYQLTLADLAPSGSYAASTLYSGYNLTLNLAGNVIARPAQNDVPEPATLMLLGLGAAAFGVSRKRKA; from the coding sequence ATGTCGAAAAACCTGCTGCGTTCCACCCTGATCACCGCCTTTGGCGCCATGCTGTCGGCCCCGATGTTTGCACATGCCGCCGTCATTCCGAACTCGACCACCACCGCTGCCGTCGGCTTCGATCTGTCCGGCTCCGTGACGGACAAGCTCGCTGCTGGCGCAACGACCAATGGTCCTACCACTTCGTCGCCGACCCTCGGCACCACCCAGGTCGCCAAATTCAACCCCAACACCGGTGTCCTGACCGGCGTAACGGTGAATCTCACGGAGTCCGTACACAAGCAGACGACGGCGGTCACCTCGGCCGGCACGACGGCCGGTTCGAACAACGGCAGTGAAACCGCATCGGGCTCCGGCAGCAGCACGGTCAAGGCCGTGGTGACGGGTGCGCCGACCACCTCGAGCTCGCTCACCAAGATCGATTCCTGTGCAGCGAAACGGAAAGATGCCTGTTCCGACGGCGCCGCGACGCAAACGGCGAATTACAATTTCTCGGTCGCTTCGAGCGCACTGGATGCGTACGCCGGCAGCGGCACCTTTGGCGTGACGCAGACGGCAGCGCTGTCGGCAGAGACGACGGCGAACAGCTTCCCAAGCGAGGCGACCACGACCTCGACCGTCAACTGGACCGGCAAACTGAGCGCAACCTACGAATACCTGCTGCACGCAGCGCAATCGTTCGACGGTAAGTCGGCACTGACCCTGAACCTGGACTTCGGTTCGGTCTACCTGGGCGACAGCGTCGGCGACCAGGCTTTCTCGATCTTCAACGGGGCTGGTAACCGTGTCGGCCTGAAATTGACCGGCGTGAACCAGACCGGTACCGGCAACGGCATGTTCTCGACCAACCTGAACACCTACAGCAACATCGCTGCAGGCGCCAGCCAGGCCTTCATGGCCTCCTTCCTGGCCAACCAGCTGGGCAGCTACAGCACCAGCTACCAGCTGACCCTGGCGGACCTGGCCCCGTCGGGCAGCTACGCGGCCAGCACGCTGTACTCGGGCTATAACCTGACCCTGAACCTGGCCGGTAATGTCATCGCACGTCCGGCCCAGAACGATGTGCCGGAACCGGCAACCCTGATGCTGCTGGGCCTGGGCGCCGCAGCCTTCGGCGTCAGCCGCAAGCGCAAGGCCTGA
- a CDS encoding LysR family transcriptional regulator gives MKTEPTSDMRFFVLVARLGSLAAAARAIDLTPPAATKRLAALESRLGVRLLNRNTRSVSLTSEGESYLRHATRILAEITEMEDEVAQGRATPRGLLRVNATLGFGRTTIAPLVSHFAARYPEVEVQMEVTDRPVDLVESGFDLAIRFGALPDKRLNARRILSNRRFLCASPAYLERHGSPRSLAELADHRCIIHRQNDDAYGIWRFLQGDDTEVVKVHSMLSSNDGDIVLGWALDGHGILIRSEWDLARYLDSGRLRIVLPEFALPAADLFVYYPSQRNQTLRARAFIDFLVEHFQGPPERPARGAKTKPG, from the coding sequence GTGAAGACTGAACCCACGTCGGACATGCGTTTCTTCGTGCTGGTCGCGCGCCTCGGCAGCCTGGCCGCGGCAGCGCGCGCGATCGACCTGACCCCGCCCGCGGCCACCAAGCGCCTCGCGGCCCTGGAAAGCCGGCTCGGCGTGCGTCTCTTGAACCGCAACACGCGCAGCGTCAGCCTGACGAGCGAGGGCGAGTCCTACCTGCGCCACGCGACGCGCATCCTGGCCGAGATCACGGAAATGGAAGACGAAGTGGCGCAGGGACGCGCCACGCCGCGCGGACTGCTGCGGGTGAACGCGACGCTGGGGTTCGGACGCACGACGATCGCGCCGCTGGTATCGCACTTTGCGGCGCGCTATCCGGAGGTGGAAGTGCAGATGGAAGTGACGGACCGGCCGGTCGACCTGGTGGAAAGCGGCTTCGACCTGGCGATCCGCTTCGGCGCGCTACCGGACAAACGCCTGAACGCGCGCCGCATCCTGTCGAACCGGCGCTTTCTATGTGCTTCGCCGGCCTACCTCGAGCGCCACGGCAGCCCGCGCAGCCTGGCCGAACTCGCCGATCACCGCTGCATCATCCACCGCCAGAACGACGATGCCTACGGGATCTGGCGCTTCCTGCAAGGGGACGACACCGAAGTCGTCAAGGTCCACAGCATGTTGTCAAGCAACGACGGCGACATTGTCCTCGGCTGGGCGCTGGACGGCCACGGCATCCTGATCCGCTCGGAATGGGACCTGGCCCGCTACCTCGACAGCGGCAGGCTCAGGATCGTGCTGCCCGAGTTCGCCCTGCCCGCGGCCGACCTGTTCGTCTACTACCCGAGCCAGAGAAACCAGACGCTCCGCGCGCGCGCCTTCATCGATTTCCTGGTCGAGCATTTCCAGGGGCCGCCAGAGCGGCCGGCGCGCGGCGCGAAGACAAAGCCGGGTTAA
- a CDS encoding phosphoethanolamine transferase: MRPLLRPANLTLVLTYLVLSVVPLFPLALGLPVTRPAQLAGMAVFAWIAVWALFKRPAWFHWLLLPAFIALPAELYLYLYYGQGISTHHLGIMAETSPMEALEFLGARAWLLLGVMVGVVAWWAATWRIALATRDFDWNDRSRPLVLGLLLVALALFAYGHKTNVAAAKGSAPSAFTLPRLPSWAQPPFDIKAFAQSWPFGVVARGLDFYKERVYLADLNRRSAAFRFGARQADPAHSPDVIVMVLGESARFDRWSLNGYARPTNPLLSQEENLVALQDLITSVSATRLSVPVIISRKPAMQSLKDGFTEKSFITAFKEAGYKTFWLSNQMSFGKFDTPVSVFAKEADQVEFLNLGGFRDNSNYDEALLKPFARALGDPAAKKLIVLHTLGSHWNYAQRYPARFDQWKPSLAGVLKPVVTDTAIKPQLNNSYDNSILYTDWFLAQLIGNLKVSDKAAALMYVADHGQTLFDGSCRQVFHGHNTQYEFHVPAFAWYSDSYGARFPDKVAQLRAHRQAPLSTENVFHTLVDLGDIRYPGETLDRSIASARLKRHTRYVDSYGWTDYDNARIRGDCHEVIDKGTPLPRSR, encoded by the coding sequence ATGCGACCTTTGCTGCGCCCCGCCAACCTGACCCTCGTCCTCACTTACCTGGTGCTGTCGGTGGTGCCCCTGTTTCCGCTGGCGCTGGGCCTGCCCGTCACGCGCCCGGCCCAGCTGGCCGGCATGGCCGTGTTCGCCTGGATCGCCGTCTGGGCCCTGTTCAAGCGCCCGGCCTGGTTCCACTGGCTGTTGCTGCCGGCCTTTATCGCGCTGCCGGCCGAACTGTATTTGTATCTCTACTATGGCCAGGGCATCTCGACCCACCACCTGGGCATCATGGCCGAGACCAGCCCGATGGAGGCACTGGAATTCCTGGGCGCGCGTGCCTGGCTGCTGCTGGGCGTGATGGTGGGCGTGGTCGCCTGGTGGGCGGCGACCTGGCGCATCGCGCTGGCGACGCGCGACTTCGACTGGAACGACCGCTCGCGCCCGCTCGTGCTGGGTCTGCTGCTCGTCGCCCTCGCCCTGTTCGCCTACGGGCACAAAACGAATGTCGCCGCGGCCAAGGGGAGCGCCCCGTCCGCCTTCACCCTGCCGCGCCTGCCTTCCTGGGCGCAGCCGCCCTTCGACATCAAAGCCTTTGCCCAGTCCTGGCCCTTCGGCGTGGTGGCGCGCGGACTCGATTTTTACAAGGAACGGGTGTATCTGGCGGACCTGAACCGGAGAAGCGCCGCGTTCCGCTTCGGCGCCCGCCAGGCCGATCCGGCCCATTCTCCGGACGTGATCGTGATGGTGCTGGGAGAATCGGCGCGCTTCGACCGCTGGAGCCTGAACGGCTACGCACGCCCGACCAATCCGCTGCTGTCGCAGGAAGAAAATCTGGTGGCCCTGCAGGACCTGATCACCTCGGTCTCGGCCACGCGCCTGTCGGTGCCGGTCATCATTTCGCGCAAACCCGCGATGCAGAGTCTAAAGGACGGCTTTACCGAAAAATCCTTTATTACGGCCTTCAAGGAAGCGGGTTATAAAACCTTCTGGCTGTCGAACCAGATGTCCTTCGGTAAATTCGACACGCCGGTCTCCGTCTTCGCCAAGGAAGCGGACCAGGTCGAATTCCTGAACCTGGGCGGCTTCCGGGATAACTCGAATTACGACGAGGCGCTGCTCAAGCCTTTCGCGCGCGCGCTGGGCGACCCGGCCGCAAAAAAGCTGATCGTCCTGCACACCCTGGGCAGCCACTGGAATTACGCGCAGCGCTATCCGGCCCGCTTCGACCAGTGGAAACCTTCGCTGGCCGGAGTATTGAAACCGGTGGTCACCGATACCGCGATCAAGCCGCAGCTGAACAACAGCTACGACAATTCGATTTTATATACGGACTGGTTCCTGGCCCAGCTGATCGGCAACCTGAAAGTGTCGGACAAGGCGGCGGCGCTGATGTACGTGGCCGATCACGGCCAGACCCTGTTCGACGGCAGCTGCCGCCAGGTTTTCCATGGCCATAATACGCAGTACGAATTCCACGTGCCCGCCTTTGCCTGGTATTCGGACAGCTATGGCGCGCGCTTCCCCGACAAGGTCGCGCAACTGCGCGCGCACCGGCAAGCGCCCCTCTCTACCGAGAACGTGTTCCATACGCTGGTCGATTTGGGCGACATCCGCTATCCGGGCGAGACGCTGGACCGCAGCATCGCCAGCGCCCGGTTGAAGCGGCATACACGCTATGTCGACAGCTATGGCTGGACCGACTATGACAATGCCCGCATCAGGGGCGATTGCCACGAGGTGATCGACAAGGGAACGCCGCTGCCGCGCTCCAGATAG
- a CDS encoding mandelate racemase/muconate lactonizing enzyme family protein: MRIVEIREQTLPISSPIRNAYIDFSKMTLSLVAVITDVVRDGKPVVGYGFNSNGRYGQGKLMRERFIPRIMEAEPGSLVDDAGTNLDPHKIWNCMFTNEKPGGHGERSVAIGTIDMAVWDAVAKIEGKPLFQLLADRYGNGQPERKIFVYAAGGYYYPGQDHNKLKDEMRSYIDRGYTVVKKKIGGASLDEDLRRIDSVLSVLQDGQKLAVDANGRFDLDTAIQYAKALSQYDLFWYEEPGDPLDFELQATLRNYYKNPMATGEDLFSMQDARNLIRYGGMRADRDWLQFDCALSYGLVEYLRTLDMLREHGWSPRRCIPHGGHQMSLNIAAGLGLGGNESYPDLFQPFGGFPDGVRVDNGYITMPDLPGIGFEGKADLYAEMQKLSA; the protein is encoded by the coding sequence GTGAGAATCGTAGAAATCCGTGAACAAACTTTGCCCATCAGCTCGCCGATCCGGAATGCGTATATCGACTTCAGCAAGATGACGCTGAGCCTGGTCGCCGTGATCACCGACGTGGTCAGGGACGGCAAGCCGGTGGTCGGCTATGGCTTCAATTCGAACGGCCGTTACGGCCAGGGCAAGCTGATGCGCGAGCGTTTCATTCCGCGCATCATGGAAGCCGAGCCAGGGTCTCTGGTCGACGATGCCGGGACCAACCTCGACCCGCACAAGATCTGGAACTGCATGTTCACCAACGAAAAGCCGGGCGGCCATGGCGAGCGCTCGGTTGCCATCGGCACCATCGACATGGCGGTCTGGGATGCGGTGGCGAAAATCGAGGGCAAACCCCTGTTCCAGCTGCTGGCCGACCGCTACGGCAACGGCCAGCCGGAGCGCAAGATCTTCGTCTACGCGGCCGGCGGCTATTACTATCCGGGCCAGGACCACAACAAGCTCAAGGACGAGATGCGCAGCTACATCGACCGCGGCTACACCGTGGTGAAAAAGAAGATCGGCGGCGCCTCGCTCGACGAGGACCTGCGCCGCATCGACAGCGTCTTGTCCGTGCTGCAGGACGGCCAGAAGCTGGCGGTGGATGCCAACGGCCGCTTCGACCTCGATACTGCGATCCAGTACGCCAAGGCGCTGTCGCAGTACGACCTGTTCTGGTACGAAGAGCCGGGTGACCCGCTCGACTTCGAGCTGCAGGCGACCCTGCGCAACTACTACAAGAATCCGATGGCGACCGGCGAGGACCTGTTCTCGATGCAGGACGCGCGCAACCTGATCCGCTACGGCGGCATGCGCGCCGACCGCGACTGGCTGCAGTTCGACTGCGCCCTGTCGTACGGCCTGGTCGAATACCTGCGTACCCTCGACATGCTGCGCGAGCACGGCTGGTCCCCGCGCCGCTGCATCCCGCACGGCGGGCACCAGATGTCGCTGAATATCGCGGCCGGCCTGGGCCTGGGCGGCAACGAGTCCTATCCGGACCTGTTCCAGCCCTTCGGTGGTTTCCCGGACGGGGTCAGGGTCGACAACGGCTACATCACCATGCCGGACCTGCCCGGCATCGGCTTCGAAGGCAAGGCGGACCTGTACGCCGAGATGCAGAAGCTGTCGGCCTGA
- the rpsG gene encoding 30S ribosomal protein S7 produces MPRRREVPKREILPDPKFGNTDVAKFVNVLMLSGKKSVAENIIYGAFEHIQTKSGKDPLEVFAAAINNCKPMVEVKSRRVGGANYQVPVEVRPVRRMALSMRWLREAANKRSEKSMPQRLGGELMEAAEMRGGAMKRRDEVHRMAEANKAFSHFRF; encoded by the coding sequence ATGCCACGTCGTCGTGAAGTACCCAAGCGCGAGATCCTGCCAGATCCAAAATTCGGCAATACGGATGTCGCCAAGTTCGTCAACGTTCTGATGTTGTCCGGCAAGAAGTCGGTCGCTGAAAACATCATCTACGGTGCGTTTGAACATATCCAGACCAAATCGGGCAAGGACCCGCTGGAAGTGTTCGCGGCCGCGATCAACAACTGCAAGCCGATGGTCGAGGTGAAATCCCGCCGCGTCGGCGGCGCCAACTACCAGGTGCCAGTGGAAGTTCGTCCGGTCCGTCGTATGGCGCTGTCCATGCGTTGGTTGCGCGAAGCCGCAAACAAGCGCAGCGAAAAATCCATGCCACAACGCCTCGGCGGTGAACTGATGGAAGCGGCTGAAATGCGCGGTGGCGCCATGAAGCGTCGTGACGAAGTGCACCGTATGGCTGAAGCGAACAAGGCGTTCTCGCACTTCCGCTTCTAA
- the rpsL gene encoding 30S ribosomal protein S12 encodes MPTINQLIRKPRVAAVVKSKSPALENCPQKRGVCTRVYTTTPKKPNSALRKVAKVRLTNGFEVISYIGGEGHNLQEHSVVLLRGGRVKDLPGVRYHMVRGALDTQGVKDRKQARSKYGAKRAKAGAKK; translated from the coding sequence ATGCCAACCATCAATCAACTGATTCGCAAGCCGCGCGTTGCCGCGGTTGTGAAGAGCAAGTCGCCGGCACTTGAAAACTGCCCGCAAAAGCGCGGTGTCTGCACCCGTGTGTACACCACGACCCCGAAGAAGCCTAACTCGGCTCTGCGTAAAGTCGCCAAAGTTCGCCTGACCAACGGTTTCGAAGTCATTTCGTACATCGGCGGTGAAGGCCACAACCTGCAAGAGCACAGCGTTGTCCTGCTGCGCGGCGGTCGTGTGAAAGACTTGCCGGGTGTGCGTTACCACATGGTCCGCGGTGCACTGGATACCCAGGGCGTGAAAGACCGTAAGCAAGCTCGCTCGAAGTACGGTGCGAAGCGCGCCAAGGCCGGCGCCAAGAAGTAA
- a CDS encoding YeeE/YedE family protein, with product MSIATTPSSLPGRADINARPLGIALLLIVLGALYLSQAVSAKIAALFVVGALLGISLYHAAFGFTSAWRVFIADGRGAGLRAQMLMLAVGVALFFPALANGSLFGNPVTGLVSPAGTSVIVGAFIFGVGMQLGGGCASGTLYTVGGGSTRMLVTLFFFIVGSVVATAYMPFWTSLPQLQPISLVKTLGLAPALLLNWIVFAAIAAITVVVEKRRHGRLVVPEAQRAPRSPWLRGPWPLVAGALALVLLNFATLALSGRPWGVTSAFALWGAKGAALIGIDTPSWAYWSTKANAAALAAPVSHDVTSMMDLGIVLGAMLAAALAGRYAPVWRLPLRSFIAAVVGGLMLGFGARLAYGCNIGAYFSGIVSGSLHGWLWLVAAFAGNVFGTRLRPLFGLEVERVKLAAC from the coding sequence ATGTCCATCGCTACTACTCCTTCGTCCCTGCCGGGCCGCGCCGACATCAATGCGCGCCCGCTCGGTATCGCCCTCCTGCTGATCGTGCTCGGCGCCCTGTACCTGTCGCAGGCCGTCAGCGCCAAGATCGCCGCCCTGTTCGTGGTCGGCGCGCTGCTCGGCATCTCGCTGTACCACGCCGCCTTCGGCTTTACTTCCGCCTGGCGCGTCTTCATCGCCGACGGCCGCGGCGCCGGCCTGCGCGCGCAAATGCTGATGCTCGCCGTCGGCGTGGCGCTGTTCTTCCCGGCGCTCGCCAACGGCAGCCTGTTCGGCAATCCGGTCACCGGCCTGGTGTCGCCGGCCGGCACCTCGGTGATCGTCGGCGCCTTCATCTTCGGCGTCGGCATGCAGCTCGGCGGCGGCTGCGCTTCCGGCACCCTGTACACGGTCGGCGGCGGCAGCACGCGCATGCTGGTGACCCTGTTCTTCTTCATCGTCGGTTCCGTGGTCGCCACCGCCTACATGCCGTTCTGGACCTCGCTGCCGCAATTGCAGCCGATCTCCCTCGTCAAGACACTGGGGCTGGCGCCGGCGCTGCTGCTCAACTGGATCGTGTTCGCGGCGATCGCGGCCATCACGGTGGTCGTCGAAAAGCGCCGCCACGGCCGGCTGGTGGTGCCGGAGGCGCAGCGCGCACCGCGTTCGCCCTGGCTGCGCGGCCCGTGGCCGCTGGTGGCAGGCGCGCTGGCGCTGGTGCTGCTCAATTTCGCCACGCTGGCGCTGTCGGGCCGGCCCTGGGGCGTGACCTCGGCCTTTGCCCTGTGGGGCGCGAAGGGCGCGGCGCTGATCGGCATCGACACGCCGAGCTGGGCCTACTGGTCGACCAAGGCGAATGCCGCCGCGCTGGCGGCGCCGGTCTCGCATGACGTGACCTCGATGATGGACCTCGGCATCGTGCTCGGCGCGATGCTGGCGGCGGCGCTGGCCGGCCGCTATGCTCCGGTCTGGCGCCTGCCGCTGCGCTCCTTCATTGCGGCGGTCGTCGGCGGCCTGATGCTCGGCTTCGGCGCGCGCCTGGCCTATGGCTGCAACATCGGCGCCTATTTCAGCGGCATCGTCTCGGGCAGCCTGCACGGCTGGCTGTGGCTGGTCGCTGCGTTTGCCGGCAACGTGTTCGGGACGCGCCTGCGCCCGCTGTTCGGCCTGGAAGTCGAGCGCGTCAAGCTGGCTGCCTGCTGA